A window of Zingiber officinale cultivar Zhangliang chromosome 5A, Zo_v1.1, whole genome shotgun sequence contains these coding sequences:
- the LOC121981365 gene encoding putative pentatricopeptide repeat-containing protein At1g56570 — translation MATASLSEATTLIKRLCRQCSFALARRVFDEMPERDVVAWTSIISGYASNGLPRDAFSTFCCMVSSGVLPNRYTVSSVLTACRGLQSPYAGAAVHGIAVRRGISDGSYVENALLDLYSSCGYIADAELVFEEMTDRTVVSWTSMITCYARSGNARNGILLFKRMIHEIPESNAFPFSITIHASGSIGCIKLGRQLHALVVKAGHDSSLPVANSLLDMYSRCLILSEACQFFGEMPQKDLISWNAMIANLERSNSHEALLLFLEMGSQDLQPNNFTFCSVMAACANLAILSTGQQVHACIIRRGYPEKLQVANTVIDMYAKCGTVADSRKVFDELTTKDLVTWTSLLIGYGMNSCGNEAIKLFDEMTSSGFQPDYVLFLGIITACSHAGLVDHGLRYFSLMSSEYNVPPTKEVYGCVVDLLGRAGRVTEAHELIKTMSFEPDEKIWGALLGACQIHKNAELGRLAAQKILDMKPNDTKTYISLSSIHAAGNAWEDFAEARRSLREKGYKKDVGISSIEVGNEVFSFVACDRSNPYVIFVFGVLEELAQHMNQDKFELDLMLHDFTDIR, via the exons ATGGCCACGGCAAGCCTCTCCGAAGCCACCACGCTCATCAAGCGCCTCTGCCGTCAATGTTCCTTCGCGTTAGCCCGCCGTGTGTTCGACGAGATGCCCGAACGGGACGTCGTCGCATGGACCTCCATAATCTCCGGCTACGCTTCCAACGGACTCCCGCGCGACGCTTTCTCCACCTTCTGCTGCATGGTATCTTCCGGCGTTCTCCCCAACCGCTACACGGTATCCAGCGTGCTGACGGCGTGCCGGGGGCTCCAGTCACCGTACGCCGGCGCGGCCGTGCATGGGATCGCCGTGCGACGCGGCATCAGCGACGGGTCGTACGTGGAGAACGCGCTCCTTGACCTGTACTCGTCTTGTGGATACATCGCCGATGCTGAGTTGGTGTTCGAAGAAATGACTGACCGGACGGTCGTCTCTTGGACAAGCATGATCACTTGCTACGCCCGCTCAGGCAATGCACGCAACGGAATCCTTTTGTTTAAACGAATGATTCAT GAAATCCCCGAGTCGAATGCGTTTCCTTTCTCGATCACAATCCACGCGAGCGGTTCAATTGGTTGTATAAAACTTGGTCGTCAACTCCACGCATTAGTAGTGAAAGCAGGTCACGATTCAAGTCTTCCGGTTGCTAATTCCTTGCTTGACATGTATTCTAGGTGTTTGATTCTATCAGAAGCATGTCAGTTCTTTGGTGAAATGCCCCAGAAGGACCTAATTAGTTGGAACGCCATGATCGCAAACCTTGAGCGATCAAACTCCCATGAAGCTTTACTGCTATTTCTTGAGATGGGATCGCAAGATCTGCAGCCGAATAACTTTACGTTTTGTAGCGTTATGGCAGCTTGTGCTAATCTGGCAATTCTGAGCACCGGGCAACAGGTTCATGCATGCATAATTCGAAGAGGCTACCCAGAGAAACTGCAAGTAGCTAACACGGTAATAGATATGTATGCGAAATGTGGAACTGTGGCTGATTCTAGGAAGGTTTTCGACGAACTGACTACCAAGGATTTGGTAACATGGACATCATTGTTGATTGGATATGGGATGAATAGTTGTGGAAATGAGGCTATCAAACTCTTCGATGAGATGACTAGTTCAGGCTTTCAACCTGATTATGTTTTGTTCTTGGGTATCATTACTGCATGCAGTCATGCTGGGTTAGTAGATCATGGCTTGAGGTACTTCAGTTTGATGAGTTCCGAGTATAATGTTCCACCTACCAAGGAAGTCTATGGTTGTGTTGTTGATCTGCTAGGTCGAGCTGGAAGAGTAACAGAAGCCCACGAGCTGATAAAAACAATGTCTTTTGAACCTGACGAAAAAATTTGGGGAGCTCTTCTTGGAGCATGCCAGATACATAAGAATGCCGAATTAGGAAGATTAGCCGCTCAGAAGATATTGGACATGAAGCCAAATGACACAAAGACTTACATCTCATTATCCAGTATACATGCAGCTGGCAATGCATGGGAAGATTTTGCAGAGGCCAGGAGATCCTTGAGagagaaaggatacaagaaagACGTAGGAATTAGTTCAATTGAGGTCGGGAATGAAGTATTTAGCTTTGTTGCTTGTGATAGAAGCAATCCCTATGTTATTTTTGTCTTTGGGGTATTAGAAGAACTGGCTCAGCATATGAACCAAGataaatttgaattagatttgatgCTCCATGATTTCACAGACATAAGATGA